In one window of Photobacterium leiognathi DNA:
- the tusD gene encoding sulfurtransferase complex subunit TusD, with product MSLTYAIVVNGPVYGSQTSRSAYQFAQALIEEGHKLQRVFFYQDGVLNGSALTAPASDEFDLVAAWQQLGRTHQVELQTCVAAALRRGIVGEQEAEQNQLGSANLADGFEQASLGGLAEVMLTADRVIQF from the coding sequence GTCTAACCTACGCTATCGTGGTAAATGGGCCTGTTTATGGTAGCCAAACATCGCGTTCTGCATACCAATTTGCACAAGCACTGATAGAAGAAGGGCACAAACTGCAACGTGTTTTCTTCTATCAAGATGGCGTGTTAAATGGATCTGCACTAACAGCGCCTGCATCAGATGAATTTGACTTAGTTGCGGCATGGCAGCAACTGGGTAGAACACATCAAGTTGAATTACAAACTTGTGTTGCAGCAGCACTTCGTCGTGGCATTGTGGGTGAGCAAGAAGCAGAGCAAAATCAATTGGGTTCAGCAAACCTTGCTGATGGCTTTGAGCAAGCCAGCCTTGGTGGATTAGCAGAAGTGATGTTAACCGCTGATCGTGTTATTCAATTTTAG
- the tusC gene encoding sulfurtransferase complex subunit TusC — MNSLGFVFRTSPHGSNSGREGLDAVLASSAYTEELELYFIDDGIFQLLKQQQPQAILSRDYIATFKMLELYDIENIYVSAESLEARGLTAGDLLIDVIALEKQALVEKMHQCRQLLSF, encoded by the coding sequence ATGAATTCACTTGGTTTTGTTTTTAGAACGTCACCGCATGGTAGCAACAGTGGGCGAGAAGGGCTCGATGCCGTGTTGGCAAGCTCGGCTTATACTGAAGAATTAGAGCTGTATTTTATTGATGACGGTATTTTTCAGTTACTTAAACAGCAACAACCACAAGCGATCTTAAGCCGTGATTATATTGCGACTTTTAAAATGCTAGAGCTTTACGACATTGAAAATATATATGTTAGTGCTGAATCGCTTGAAGCGCGTGGTTTAACCGCTGGTGATTTACTTATTGATGTTATCGCATTAGAAAAACAAGCACTTGTAGAAAAAATGCATCAATGTCGTCAACTTCTTAGTTTTTGA
- the tusB gene encoding sulfurtransferase complex subunit TusB translates to MLHTVTRSPFQSHSLTQCLAYVSAGDEILLLEDAVVAGLVKNKDLAAIKNTGIKIYLLEADVIARGLQDKCDKDLNLIDYKGFVALTVKHDKHMKWA, encoded by the coding sequence ATGCTTCATACCGTTACTCGCTCACCATTTCAAAGTCATTCTTTAACGCAATGTCTCGCATATGTATCTGCGGGAGATGAAATATTGCTGTTAGAAGATGCTGTTGTCGCAGGATTGGTAAAAAATAAAGATTTAGCGGCAATAAAAAACACCGGAATAAAAATTTATTTATTAGAAGCTGATGTCATTGCGCGTGGCTTACAAGATAAGTGTGATAAAGATCTTAATCTTATTGATTATAAAGGCTTTGTTGCACTAACCGTTAAGCATGATAAGCATATGAAATGGGCTTAA
- the rpsL gene encoding 30S ribosomal protein S12 yields the protein MATINQLVRKPRAKQVVKSNVPALEACPQKRGVCTRVYTTTPKKPNSALRKVCRVRLTNGFEVTSYIGGEGHNLQEHSVVLIRGGRVKDLPGVRYHTVRGALDCAGVNDRKQGRSKYGVKRPKS from the coding sequence ATGGCAACTATTAACCAGTTGGTACGTAAGCCACGTGCTAAGCAAGTTGTAAAAAGCAACGTGCCTGCACTAGAAGCGTGCCCACAGAAACGTGGTGTATGTACTCGCGTATATACTACTACTCCTAAGAAACCAAACTCAGCACTACGTAAAGTATGTCGTGTTCGTTTAACTAACGGTTTCGAAGTAACTTCATACATCGGCGGTGAAGGCCACAACCTTCAAGAGCACTCTGTTGTTCTTATCCGTGGTGGTCGTGTTAAAGACCTTCCAGGTGTACGTTACCACACAGTTCGCGGCGCACTAGACTGTGCTGGCGTAAATGACCGTAAACAAGGTCGTTCTAAGTACGGTGTGAAGCGTCCTAAGTCTTAA
- the rpsG gene encoding 30S ribosomal protein S7, with protein sequence MPRRRVIGQRKILPDPKFKSELLAKFVNILMVDGKKSTAEKIVYSALDTMAERSGEEHLAVFEKALENVRPAVEVKSRRVGGSTYQVPVEVRPVRRNALAMRWLVEAARKRGEKSMAQRLAGEMLDAADNKGSAVKKREDVHRMADANKAFAHYRW encoded by the coding sequence ATGCCACGTCGTCGCGTAATCGGTCAGCGTAAGATCCTTCCAGATCCTAAATTCAAATCAGAATTGCTGGCAAAATTCGTTAACATCCTAATGGTTGACGGTAAGAAATCTACTGCAGAAAAAATCGTTTACTCTGCACTAGACACTATGGCTGAGCGTTCTGGTGAAGAACACCTAGCTGTATTCGAAAAAGCTCTTGAAAATGTACGTCCAGCGGTAGAAGTTAAGTCTCGCCGTGTGGGTGGTTCAACTTACCAGGTGCCTGTAGAAGTACGTCCAGTACGTCGTAACGCACTAGCTATGCGTTGGTTGGTTGAAGCTGCGCGTAAGCGTGGTGAAAAATCTATGGCTCAGCGTCTTGCAGGCGAAATGCTAGATGCAGCTGACAACAAAGGTTCTGCTGTTAAGAAACGTGAAGACGTTCACCGTATGGCAGACGCGAACAAAGCGTTCGCACATTACCGTTGGTAA
- the fusA gene encoding elongation factor G: MARKTPIERYRNIGICAHVDAGKTTTTERILFYTGISHKIGEVHDGAATMDWMEQEQERGITITSAATTTFWRGMDSQFDEHRINIIDTPGHVDFTIEVERSLRVLDGAVVVFCGSSGVEPQSETVWRQADRYEVPRMVFVNKMDRTGADFLRVIEQIKNRLGANPVPIQLNIGAEDEFEGVIDLIKMKAINWSDADQGTSFTYEDIPADLLEEAEEWRMNLVESAAEANDELMDKYLEEGELSEEEIKAGLRQRTLNNEIVVATCGSAFKNKGVQAVLDAVVDFLPSPTEVKAITGEDENGNPVERHSDDKEPFAALAFKIATDPFVGTLTFMRVYSGVVNSGDTVYNTIKEKRERLGRIVQMHANKREEIKEVRAGDIAAAIGLKFATTGDTLCDQNHKVILERMDFPEPVIQIVVEPRSTADQDKMAIALEKLAAEDPSFRVEIDDESGQTLISGMGELHLDIIVDRMKREFSVDCNVGNPQVAYRESIRGTTEVEGKFIRQAGETGGRNQYGHVWLRLEPTEPGEGFVFVDEIVNGSVPKEFITAAATGIEEQMKSGVLAGYPMVDVKATLFDGSFHDVDSNEIAFKIAGSMALRQGALQANPVLLEPMMKVEVTTPEDWMGDVVGDLNRRRGMIEGMDEGSAGVKIIRAQVPLSAMFGYATDLRSATQGRASYSMEFSEYAEMPKNATDKIIAERT; the protein is encoded by the coding sequence GTGGCTCGCAAAACGCCTATCGAGCGCTACCGTAACATCGGTATCTGTGCTCACGTTGACGCCGGTAAAACAACTACTACCGAGCGTATCCTGTTTTACACAGGCATATCTCATAAGATTGGTGAAGTACACGACGGCGCTGCTACTATGGACTGGATGGAGCAGGAGCAAGAACGTGGCATCACGATCACCTCTGCTGCAACTACCACTTTTTGGCGTGGTATGGATAGCCAGTTCGACGAGCACCGAATCAATATCATCGATACCCCTGGACACGTAGACTTCACCATTGAAGTAGAACGTTCTCTTCGCGTACTTGATGGTGCTGTTGTTGTGTTCTGTGGTTCTTCAGGTGTAGAGCCTCAGTCAGAGACTGTATGGCGTCAAGCTGATAGATACGAAGTTCCACGTATGGTTTTCGTTAACAAGATGGACCGTACTGGTGCCGATTTCCTACGTGTTATCGAGCAAATCAAAAACCGTCTTGGCGCAAACCCAGTGCCTATTCAATTGAATATTGGTGCTGAAGATGAATTTGAAGGTGTAATTGACCTGATCAAAATGAAGGCCATTAACTGGTCAGATGCTGATCAAGGTACTAGTTTTACCTATGAAGACATTCCTGCTGATTTGTTAGAAGAAGCAGAAGAGTGGCGCATGAACTTAGTTGAGTCAGCTGCAGAAGCAAATGACGAACTAATGGATAAATACCTTGAAGAAGGTGAGCTGTCTGAAGAAGAAATTAAGGCAGGTCTTCGTCAACGTACCCTAAACAACGAAATCGTAGTTGCTACCTGTGGTTCTGCATTTAAGAACAAAGGTGTACAAGCAGTACTGGATGCCGTTGTTGATTTCCTTCCTTCACCAACAGAAGTAAAAGCAATTACTGGTGAAGATGAAAACGGAAACCCTGTTGAGCGTCATTCTGACGATAAAGAACCATTTGCTGCACTTGCGTTCAAAATTGCAACAGACCCGTTTGTAGGTACGTTAACTTTCATGCGTGTTTACTCTGGTGTCGTAAATTCAGGTGATACTGTTTACAACACCATCAAAGAAAAACGCGAGCGTTTAGGTCGTATTGTTCAAATGCATGCGAATAAACGTGAAGAGATCAAAGAAGTGCGTGCTGGCGATATCGCTGCAGCCATTGGTCTTAAATTTGCGACAACAGGTGATACCCTGTGTGATCAGAATCATAAAGTGATCCTTGAACGCATGGATTTCCCTGAGCCAGTTATTCAGATCGTTGTTGAACCACGTTCAACGGCAGATCAGGACAAGATGGCGATTGCGCTAGAAAAACTAGCGGCAGAAGACCCATCTTTCCGTGTCGAAATTGATGATGAATCAGGCCAGACGTTAATCTCTGGTATGGGTGAACTTCACCTTGATATCATCGTTGATCGTATGAAGCGTGAATTTAGCGTTGACTGTAACGTGGGTAACCCACAAGTTGCTTACCGTGAAAGTATTCGTGGTACAACAGAAGTTGAAGGCAAATTCATTCGTCAAGCTGGTGAAACTGGCGGTCGTAACCAATATGGTCACGTATGGTTACGTTTAGAGCCAACCGAGCCAGGCGAAGGCTTTGTATTTGTAGATGAAATCGTGAACGGTAGCGTGCCAAAAGAATTTATTACGGCGGCTGCTACAGGTATCGAAGAACAAATGAAGAGTGGCGTGCTTGCAGGCTACCCAATGGTTGATGTTAAAGCGACCTTGTTCGACGGTTCGTTCCACGACGTGGATTCTAACGAGATCGCATTTAAAATCGCAGGTTCAATGGCATTAAGACAAGGTGCGCTTCAAGCTAACCCTGTTCTTCTTGAGCCTATGATGAAAGTTGAAGTTACTACTCCTGAAGACTGGATGGGTGATGTGGTTGGCGACCTTAACCGTCGTCGCGGCATGATCGAAGGTATGGACGAAGGTAGCGCGGGTGTGAAGATCATTCGTGCACAAGTTCCACTATCAGCCATGTTCGGGTATGCAACAGATTTACGCTCAGCAACACAAGGCCGCGCGTCTTATTCTATGGAATTTAGCGAATACGCTGAAATGCCAAAGAATGCTACTGACAAAATTATTGCAGAACGTACTTAA